A genomic segment from Malaclemys terrapin pileata isolate rMalTer1 chromosome 1, rMalTer1.hap1, whole genome shotgun sequence encodes:
- the POLDIP3 gene encoding polymerase delta-interacting protein 3 — MSGPRSLRLVSGPRDKMADLSLDELIRKRGVTVKGRLNSRPVFGGIRSRIGIQQTLLSRPTPTISFQRTFDARQKIGLTDARHKLGVKDAREKLLQKDARFKIKGKVQDAREMLNSRKQQSVPAEKVTKVIDAREKISLKRSAPTAAIISPAVGTVTPAMKITKTIQQKAAAPGHSHPAGMRINVVNNHTQRQGLYDMEDDDESVSPLPSKQMKITTTNSFLHNAAGLSGNKFSLSKTVPLTKVVQNDTYTAPPAPLSPIRTKALTNMSRTLVTKEEPPKEPAPVEPVFSPLEGTKMTVNNLHLRVTEEDIVELFCVCGALKRARLVHPGVAEVVFVKKEDAITAYKKYNNRCLDGQPMKCNLHMNGNVITSDQPILLRLSDTPSVKKEVEPRRLSAAASSNPPAEVDPDTILKALFKSSAASVSVQPTEFKIKL, encoded by the exons ATGTCCGGGCCTCGCTCGCTGCGTCTTGTCTCTGGGCCCCGCGACAAGATGGCGGACCTGTCGCTGGACGAGCTCATCCGGAAGCGCGGCGTGACTGTGAAGGGGAG ACTGAACAGCAGACCAGTATTTGGAGGCATTCGATCTCGAATTGGGATTCAGCAAACTCTTCTAAGTAGACCGACGCCAACCATCAGCTTCCAACGGACGTTTGATGCCCGGCAAAAGATTGGCCTCACTGATGCCCGACACAAACTGGGAGTTAAAGATGCTCGGGAGAAACTGCTTCAGAAAGATGCTCGGTTCAAAATCAAAGGGAAAGTGCAGGATGCCCGGGAAATGCTGAATTCCCGCAAGCAGCAGAGTGTGCCTGCTGAGAAGGTGACCAAAGTGATAGATGCCAGAGAGAAGATCAGCTTGAAAAGGAGTGCTCCTACTGCTGCAATTATAAGTCCAGCCGTGGGTACAGTGACCCCAGCCATGAAGATCACCAAAACAATTCAG CAGaaggctgcagccccaggacaCTCTCATCCTGCAGGAATGAGGATCAATGTAGTGAACAACCACACACAGAGACAG GGCCTGTATGAcatggaagatgatgatgaaagcGTATCTCCCCTTCCTAGCAAACAGATGAAAATCACCACCACGAACAGCTTCCTGCACAACGCG GCTGGACTGAGTGGCAATAAGTTCTCTCTTTCCAAGACGGTCCCCCTCACCAAAGTGGTCCAGAATGACACCTAtacagcccccccagcacctctttctccCATTCGGACAAAGGCCCTGACAAACATGTCCCGGACCTTGGTGACCAAGGAGGAACCACCAAAAGAACCAGCACCTGTTGAG CCGGTGTTCAGCCCTTTGGAAGGTACAAAGATGACTGTGAACAATCTGCACCTCAGAGTCACAGAGGAAGACATTGTT GAGCTGTTCTGTGTGTGTGGCGCTCTAAAGCGGGCCCGTCTCGTGCACCCTGGAGTGGCTGAAGTGGTTTTTGTGAAGAAGGAAGATGCCATCACAGCATATAAGAAATACAACAACAGATGCTTAGATG ggcAGCCAATGAAGTGCAACCTTCACATGAACGGGAATGTCATCACATCAGATCAGCCAATCTTGCT TCGATTAAGCGACACCCCCTCTGTGAAGAAGGAAGTAGAACCACGGCGGTTGAGTGCAGCTGCCTCCTCAAATCCGCCAGCTGAGGTGGACCCTGACACCATTTTGAAGGCGCTCTTCAAATCCTCGGCGGCCTCTGTCTCTGTGCAGCCCACAGAATTCAAAATCAAACtctga